The DNA region CATAGCTGAGGGGCTGCGCTGCGACATAGAAGCGCGCGCTCTGGGCCAAGTCGACGACGGTGCGGGCCCGCTGCTTCAGGCCGTTCATCGCCCGCGTCAGAAGGTCGCGATCCGCATCGGTCAGGCTGCGGCCCAGCTCGGCCTCCAGCCGCGGGGCGATCAGCCCGACCAGCCGGGAGTCGTCGGCCAGACGCATATAATGGGCGTTCAGGTTTTCCAGCTTGGCGAAGTCGAAGCGCGAGGGCGAGCGGCCGATGCTCTCCAGGTTGAACCACTCGATCGCCTGCTCGGTCGAGATGATCTCGTCGTCGCCGTGCGACCAGCCGAGCCGCAGCAGATAGTTGCGCAGTGCTTCCGGCAGATAGCCCATGTCGCGGTAGGCGTCGACGCCCAGCGCGCCGTGGCGCTTGGACAACTTGGCGCCGTCCGGCCCGTGGATCAGCGGGATATGGCCGAAGCGCGGCAGATCCCAGCCCATGGCGTTGAAGATCTGGATCTGCCGGAAGGTGTTGGTCAGATGGTCGTCGCCGCGGATGACGTGGGTCACGTTCATGTCGTGGTCGTCCACCACCACTGCCAGCAGATAGGTCGGCGTGCCGTCGGCGCGCAGCAGGATCAGGTCGTCCAACTGGGCGTTCTGCACCGTCACCTCGCCCTGGACGAGGTCGTTTAGGACCGTCTGGCCTTCCTGCGGCGCCTTCAGGCGGATGACGGGGGCGACGCCGGGAGGCGCGTCGGACTCGGGGCGGTCGCGCCAGCGGCCGTCATAGCGCATCGGCAGCCCGGCGGCCTTCTGGGCGGCGCGCATCTGCTCCAGTTCTTCCGGGCTGCAATAGCAGCGATAGGCCTTGCCGGCGGCCAGCATCTGGTGCGCCACCTCGGCATGGCGGTCCTTGCGCTCGAACTGGCTGACCGCGTCGCCGTCCCAATCCAGGCCCAGCCACTTCAGCCCGTCCAGGATGGCGTCGACCGCCGCCTGGGTCGAGCGTTGCCGGTCGGTGTCTTCGATCCGCAGCAGGAACTTGCCGCCGGTGTTGCGGGCATACAGCCAGTTGAACAGGGCGGTGCGGCCACCGCCGATGTGCAGAAAGCCGGTCGGCGACGGAGCGAAGCGGGTGACGACGGTCATCGGTCTCTCAATTTCCGGTTCGGCGCTGGTATGATGCGCCGGTGGTTCGACACCGAGGTTTAACACAGCCACCGGGTTGGGAGGCAATGCGATGCGCGCATGGACGGTCAATGAGGGGCACGCGGAAAGCATCCCTGCGCCGGAAAGCCCTCAGCGGTGACGGCCGCCGGCTGGTCCGGGGAGGAGTCGGAGGGGCCGGCCGGAGCCGGTGGGCGGTGGCGGGGCCTGCGGTTCCACATCGGGAGGCGACTCGCGGCCTTGGCCGAGGCGGAGGGGCAGCGCTGGGTCCTGTGGCTCCCCGTCGCCTTCGGGGCGGGTGTGTCGCTGTATTTCGGCCTGATGCGGGAACCGGACCGGTGGATCGGGCTTGCGGCTTGCGGGGTCTGTGCGGCGCTGCTTCTGGTCCTGCGCCGCCGCTTCGCGCTGTTCGGCGCGGTGATGGTGCTGCTGATGATGGCGGCGGGGTTCATGGTGGCGCAGGGGCACAGCGCGCGGGTGGAGGCGCCGGTGCTGACCCGCATGGTCACGGGCGCGGTCGTCACTGGCCGCGTGATGGCGGTGGAGCGGCGCCCGGGCGCCACCCGCATCACGGTGCGGGAACCGACGGTCAGCCGGCTGCCGCCTGAGCAGACCCCGGCCATGCTGCGCATCCGCCTGCCCGACCGCCATGCGGCGCCAGACCCGGGATCGGTGGTGCGCCTGCGCGCCACGCTGCTGCCGCCCCAGGCGCCGGCCGAACCGGGCGCTTTCGACTTCCAGCGGCGGGCCTGGTTCATGGGGCTGGGCGGCACCGGCTTCGCCACCGGTGCGGTGGAACTGGTCGAGGCACCGCCGGTCACGGGCTGGCAGGTGGTGGCGGTGGCCTTCGAGCGGGCGCGCGGCGCGATCGCCGAGCGGGTGGCCGCAACCATCGGCGATCCGGTGGAGGCGAGGGTCACCACGGCTTTGCTGAACGGGGAGCAGTTCGGCATCCCGGATGAGACGCTCGAGGATTTCCGCAACAGCGGGTTGGCGCATCTGCTGTCGATCTCCGGCCTGCATGTGGGCATTGCCGCCGGCATCCTGTTCTATGTGGTCAGGGCCTTGCTGGCGCTGGTGCCCTTCATAGCCTTGCGTTGGCCGATCAAGAAGATCGCGGCGCTGTTCGGCATCCTGTCGGCCTTGGCCTATACGTTGCTCGTCGGAGCGCCGCTGCCGACCGTGCGGTCGGTGCTGATGACCGGCATGGTCATGGGCGCGATCATGCTGGACCGCCACCCGCTGAGCATGCGGCTGGTCGCCTTCGCCGGTCTGGTCACCATCGCCATGGACCCGGAAGGGATGCTCGGCCCAAGTTTCCAGATGTCCTTCGCGGCGGTGGTGGCGCTGATCGCCGCCTTAGAGCGCGGCAGTCCGCGGCTGGCGGAATGGCGCAACGAGGCGGGATGGTTTCTGCGCAGCCTGCTCTATGTCGGCGGCATCCTGCTGACCAGCGTGGTGGCGACGCTGGCGACGCTGCCCTTCTCGCTTTTCCATTTTCAGCAGATCGCCTTCTATGGCGTGTTGTCCAACCTGATCGCCATTCCCATCACCTCCTTCTGGGTCATGCCGTGGAGCCTGATCGTCTACGCGCTGATGCCATTCGGGCTGGAGGCGCCGGCGCTGATCGCGATGAACTGGGGCGACCGGGCGGTGATCTGGACCGCCGAGTTCTTCGGCCGGCTGCCCGGCGCCTCGCTGACCATGCCGGCGATGCCGATGGAGGGGTTCGCGGTGCTGGTGCTGGGCGGCATCTGGCTGTGCATCTGGACCCGGCGATGGCGTTGGCTGGGATTGCTGCCGATCCTGGCGGGGCTGGCCTCGCCGGCTTTGGTGACGCGGCCGGACGTGCTGGTCTCGGGGGACGGGGCCGTGATGGCGGTGCGGCTGGCGGACGGTCGCCTCAGCGCTTCGGGCAAGACCGGGGGCCGGGTCGTCGAAACCTGGCGGGAACGCGACGGCGAACGCGCGGCGGCGGATCCCTGGCCGGCGGCTGGAGGATGGAGCGAGGGTGGGCGGTCGTTGAACTGCGATGCGCTCGGCTGCCTGTACCGGGGCGGGGGACGAACTGTCGCCCTGCCGCGGCTGCCGGATGCCCTGGACGAGGATTGCGGGGCGGCCGATGCGGTGGTGACTGCGGCGGTGGCGCGGAGGTGCCGGGCCGGCGTCGTTATCGACCGCTGGGCGCTGCGTCACGAGGGGGCGCATGCGCTGTGGCTGACGGAGGCGGGGGTGGAGGTGGAGACGGTGCGCGGGATCAGGGGAGACCGGCCCTGGACCGGGGGGAGGTGAGGGATGACCGAGGTTTTGCCGCCTCACCGACCCTCTCCCGCGTGAGCGGGGGAGGGATAGGGAGGGACGACAGTGGCTCAGTACTTGCGGACCAGACCGACCAGCTTGCCCTGCACGCGGACGCGGTCGGCGCCGAAGATGCGGGTTTCATAGGCGGCGTTGGCGGGTTCCAGGGCGATGGTGTGGCCCTTGCGGCGCAGGCGCTTCAGCGTCACTTCGCCTTCATCGACCAGCGCCACGACGATGGTGCCGTTCTCCGCCGCGTCGCAACGCTGGATGATGACGGTATCGTGGTCGAGGATGCCGGCCTCCACCATCGAATCGCCCGAGACCTCCAGCGCGTAGTGGTCGCCGGCGGTCAGCATCGAGGCGGGGACGTCGACGAAGGCGCTGTTGTCGCGCAGGGCCTCGATCGGCGTGCCGGCGGCGATGCGGCCGTAGAGCGGGAGCTGCACCGTCTCGTTCGCCGCGGCCGGGGTGGGGGCGGGCGGAGCGGCGTCGCGGCCGGCGAAGGCGAAATCGCCTTTGATTACGTTGGGCTGGAACTTCGGCTTGGGCGCGCCGCCGCGGGCGCGGGCGGCGTCGATGCCCTCGGGAAGGCGGAGAACCTCCAGGGCGCGGGCGCGGTGGGGCAGGCGGCGGATGAAGCCGCGTTCCTCAAGGCCGGTGATGAGGCGGTGGATGCCCGACTTGGACTTCAGCCCCAGGGCGTCCTTCATCTCGTCGAACGACGGCGAAACTCCGCCCTGGCCGAGCCGTTCGTGGATGAACAGCAGCAATTCGTGCTGCTTGCGCGTGAGCATGGATGCCTCCCGGCCGTCGCCAGACTGAAGATGGAACAAAAACTAAACGTTGCTCCATGTTCTAGTTTGGTTCCTGCCGCGCGTCAAGCCCTCCATCGGCTTCTTTCAGAACTTGAGTGGAACATCCGAAACACCGTGGAACGGATTTCAGGGTGGTGTTCAACTGTTCCATCGTCTGTCAAACGCCGTGTTCAAGTTTAGATGCTGAGCGCCCCGTCGGTCAAAGGAAGCACGCCGACCAGGGCGCCGGCAGGTTCCGGATCGGCGTTGGGCGGGCGGGGAATCAGGCAGTCGGCCCGGGCGTAGAGCGAGGTGATGGCGCTGTCCTGCCGGGCGAAGGGGGTGACGGTGAGGACGCCATCCGGTCCGGCGGCCAGGGTGGCGCGCAGATATTCCTCGCGCCGGTCGTTGGCCCTCAGCGCGACGGTCAGACGGGCGCGCAGGGGCGGGCGGTCGTCCTCGGGCGGCAGGCCCTGCAGCAGGCGCAGAACCGGGCGCAGGAACAGGACGGCGGTGACCCCGGTCGAGACCGGATTGCCGGGCAGGCCCAGCAGCGGCACCCCGCCGGCCCGGCCGAACATCAGCGCCTTGCCCGGCCGCATCGCCACGGTCTGCACCTCCAGCGACACGCCACGGTCGGCCAGCACGTCGCGCACGAAGTCGTAATCGCCATGCGAGGCGCCGCCGGTGGTGACCAGCAGATCGCAGCCGGCGGCGCCCTTCGCCATGGCGGCGACGCTGTCCGGCGTGTCCTTGGCGACGCCGAGATTGTGGGCCAGTCCGCCCTGGGCGGCGACGAGCGCGCAGAGGCCGAGCGCGTTGGTGCTGACGATCTGGCTCGGCCCAAGCGGATCGCCGGGCAGGGCGATCTCGTCGCCGGTGGCGAGGATGGCGATGCGCGGCCGGCGATGGACCGAAAGCCAGGGCACATTGCCGCCGGCGGCCAGCGCGATGTCGCGCGCGGTCAGCCGGCGGCCCTTGGGCAGCAGTTCCTGCCCGAGCGCGAAGTCGAAGCCGGCCTGACGGACGAAGCGTCCGGCGGGGACGGCGCGGCCGACGCGAACCGTGGCGTCGTCGGCGCTGCAATCCTCCTGCATCACGACGGCGTCGGCGCCATCGGGCAACGGCGCGCCGGTGAAGATGCGCACCGCTTCGCCGGGACCGACGCCGCCGCCGAAGGCATGACCGGCGGAGGATTCGCCGATGCGGCGCAGGGAAACGGGGGCGTCGGCGGTCGCGGCGGCGATGTCGGCGGATCGCACCGCCCAGCCGTCCATGGAGGAGGCGTGGAAGGGCGGCTGGGTCAGCCGGGCGACCACCGGCTCGGCCAGCACGCGGCCGAGCGCGTCGGGCAGGGCGACGGTCTCCGCCGGCAGAGGGGCGAAGGCCGACAGGATTCGGGCGCGCGCCTCCGCGACGGAGATCATGGCGTCAGCCTCCCGCCGACGGCGCGGTCGCGCCCCACTCGCCGCTCTTGCCGCCGGCCTTGTGCAGCAGACGGACGTCGGTGACCGTC from Azospirillum ramasamyi includes:
- the gltX gene encoding glutamate--tRNA ligase codes for the protein MTVVTRFAPSPTGFLHIGGGRTALFNWLYARNTGGKFLLRIEDTDRQRSTQAAVDAILDGLKWLGLDWDGDAVSQFERKDRHAEVAHQMLAAGKAYRCYCSPEELEQMRAAQKAAGLPMRYDGRWRDRPESDAPPGVAPVIRLKAPQEGQTVLNDLVQGEVTVQNAQLDDLILLRADGTPTYLLAVVVDDHDMNVTHVIRGDDHLTNTFRQIQIFNAMGWDLPRFGHIPLIHGPDGAKLSKRHGALGVDAYRDMGYLPEALRNYLLRLGWSHGDDEIISTEQAIEWFNLESIGRSPSRFDFAKLENLNAHYMRLADDSRLVGLIAPRLEAELGRSLTDADRDLLTRAMNGLKQRARTVVDLAQSARFYVAAQPLSYDEKASALLDEKGRGLLRELAEAFDGEPDFTAAALEAQVRAFAEARGEKLGKVAQPLRAALTGSTVSPPIFEVAELLGREVTLSRIRDAAGAA
- a CDS encoding ComEC/Rec2 family competence protein produces the protein MAEAEGQRWVLWLPVAFGAGVSLYFGLMREPDRWIGLAACGVCAALLLVLRRRFALFGAVMVLLMMAAGFMVAQGHSARVEAPVLTRMVTGAVVTGRVMAVERRPGATRITVREPTVSRLPPEQTPAMLRIRLPDRHAAPDPGSVVRLRATLLPPQAPAEPGAFDFQRRAWFMGLGGTGFATGAVELVEAPPVTGWQVVAVAFERARGAIAERVAATIGDPVEARVTTALLNGEQFGIPDETLEDFRNSGLAHLLSISGLHVGIAAGILFYVVRALLALVPFIALRWPIKKIAALFGILSALAYTLLVGAPLPTVRSVLMTGMVMGAIMLDRHPLSMRLVAFAGLVTIAMDPEGMLGPSFQMSFAAVVALIAALERGSPRLAEWRNEAGWFLRSLLYVGGILLTSVVATLATLPFSLFHFQQIAFYGVLSNLIAIPITSFWVMPWSLIVYALMPFGLEAPALIAMNWGDRAVIWTAEFFGRLPGASLTMPAMPMEGFAVLVLGGIWLCIWTRRWRWLGLLPILAGLASPALVTRPDVLVSGDGAVMAVRLADGRLSASGKTGGRVVETWRERDGERAAADPWPAAGGWSEGGRSLNCDALGCLYRGGGRTVALPRLPDALDEDCGAADAVVTAAVARRCRAGVVIDRWALRHEGAHALWLTEAGVEVETVRGIRGDRPWTGGR
- the lexA gene encoding transcriptional repressor LexA translates to MLTRKQHELLLFIHERLGQGGVSPSFDEMKDALGLKSKSGIHRLITGLEERGFIRRLPHRARALEVLRLPEGIDAARARGGAPKPKFQPNVIKGDFAFAGRDAAPPAPTPAAANETVQLPLYGRIAAGTPIEALRDNSAFVDVPASMLTAGDHYALEVSGDSMVEAGILDHDTVIIQRCDAAENGTIVVALVDEGEVTLKRLRRKGHTIALEPANAAYETRIFGADRVRVQGKLVGLVRKY
- the glp gene encoding gephyrin-like molybdotransferase Glp is translated as MISVAEARARILSAFAPLPAETVALPDALGRVLAEPVVARLTQPPFHASSMDGWAVRSADIAAATADAPVSLRRIGESSAGHAFGGGVGPGEAVRIFTGAPLPDGADAVVMQEDCSADDATVRVGRAVPAGRFVRQAGFDFALGQELLPKGRRLTARDIALAAGGNVPWLSVHRRPRIAILATGDEIALPGDPLGPSQIVSTNALGLCALVAAQGGLAHNLGVAKDTPDSVAAMAKGAAGCDLLVTTGGASHGDYDFVRDVLADRGVSLEVQTVAMRPGKALMFGRAGGVPLLGLPGNPVSTGVTAVLFLRPVLRLLQGLPPEDDRPPLRARLTVALRANDRREEYLRATLAAGPDGVLTVTPFARQDSAITSLYARADCLIPRPPNADPEPAGALVGVLPLTDGALSI